CGGTTGGCCCAGCTTCGACGAGCACTTGGAAGAATCGGTCGAACGTGTCCCAGACGCCGACGGGCGGCGGACTGAAATCATCTGTGCCAATTGTCATGGGCACTTAGGCCATGTGTTCGAGGGGGAGGGATTCACACCGAAAGACACACGTCACTGCGTAAATTCGATCTCAATGCGGTTCGTACCCGATGGCGAACCACTTCCAGAAGTGATTGTCAACAAAGACTAGTTGGCTAACTCTTTGATTGAGGGAGATGGAAGATGTCGGGGCATGTTGTCTTGCT
The Blastopirellula marina genome window above contains:
- a CDS encoding methionine-R-sulfoxide reductase, producing MPPEFNELNDAEEHVILRKGTERPFTGKYTDWKAQGTFICRRCNLPIYHSNNKFDSRCGWPSFDEHLEESVERVPDADGRRTEIICANCHGHLGHVFEGEGFTPKDTRHCVNSISMRFVPDGEPLPEVIVNKD